In Flammeovirgaceae bacterium 311, one DNA window encodes the following:
- the ppnK gene encoding inorganic polyphosphate/ATP-NAD kinase (COG0061 Predicted sugar kinase), with protein sequence MKIALHAKAVNPDSVFYIQQVFDELSARGAELYISKPLQKNLSKFEHSLPDARMFSRNDSLEGMDFIFSLGGDGTLLDTVTYVGDLGIPIVGINTGRLGFLATMPKDGIREVIDALYNNYFSYEYRTLIHLDADQDLFEGRNFGLNDFTILKKDTSSMIVVHTYIDGEFLNSYWADGLIVATPTGSTGYSLSCGGPLVLPQSNNFVVTPVSPHNLYVRPMVVSDNSVISFEIEGRSNHFLVSLDSRSRTVDAGIQMAVRKEKFRAKLVKLTGYNFFDTLRQKLNWGLDNRN encoded by the coding sequence ATGAAAATTGCCCTGCACGCCAAAGCTGTTAATCCTGATAGTGTGTTTTACATACAACAGGTATTTGATGAACTTTCAGCCCGGGGGGCAGAGCTTTATATTTCCAAGCCACTTCAAAAGAACCTCTCTAAATTTGAGCATTCTCTTCCGGATGCCCGCATGTTCTCCAGAAACGATTCGCTGGAGGGCATGGATTTTATCTTCAGCCTGGGCGGAGATGGTACCCTGCTCGATACGGTAACTTATGTTGGAGATCTGGGTATTCCAATTGTGGGCATCAACACGGGCAGGTTAGGCTTTTTGGCAACGATGCCAAAAGATGGTATCAGGGAGGTGATAGATGCGCTTTATAACAACTACTTCAGTTACGAATACCGCACGCTGATCCATCTGGATGCAGATCAGGACCTGTTTGAAGGGCGAAATTTTGGTCTTAATGATTTTACTATCCTGAAAAAAGACACCTCCTCTATGATTGTGGTGCATACCTATATAGATGGAGAGTTCTTAAATTCTTACTGGGCTGATGGCCTGATTGTAGCAACGCCTACAGGTTCAACAGGTTATTCGCTTAGCTGTGGCGGACCCCTGGTGCTGCCGCAATCCAATAATTTTGTAGTGACCCCCGTTAGTCCGCACAACCTTTATGTACGGCCCATGGTAGTATCAGATAATAGTGTGATTTCTTTTGAGATAGAAGGCAGGAGTAATCACTTCCTCGTTTCCCTTGATTCGCGATCGCGAACCGTTGATGCAGGCATCCAGATGGCAGTTCGTAAGGAAAAATTCAGAGCAAAGCTGGTAAAACTTACAGGCTATAACTTCTTCGATACCCTCAGACAAAAGTTAAACTGGGGTTTAGATAACCGGAATTGA
- a CDS encoding UDP diphosphate synthase (COG0020 Undecaprenyl pyrophosphate synthase), giving the protein MKERLDLHNLPRHIAVIMDGNGRWAKRQGAARVFGHRNAVQAVRDTTEGCAEIGVQYLTLYAFSTENWNRPKAEVSALMELLVSTIRKEVGTLQKNNVKLNHIGNLSDLPGSCQNQLLEAINQTQHNTGLTLTLALSYSGRWEILQATRNLLASVQEGKLTPEALTQELFEQQLCTHSMPDPELLIRTSGEMRISNFLLWQLAYTELYITEVLWPDYRREHLYEAILSYQQRERRFGKTSEQINLSKQG; this is encoded by the coding sequence ATGAAAGAAAGACTTGATCTGCATAATTTACCCCGCCACATTGCCGTTATAATGGATGGGAATGGAAGGTGGGCCAAACGACAGGGGGCAGCCCGGGTGTTTGGTCATCGGAATGCGGTACAGGCTGTACGCGATACAACCGAAGGCTGTGCAGAAATAGGAGTACAATACCTAACACTCTATGCATTTTCCACAGAAAACTGGAACAGGCCTAAAGCAGAGGTAAGTGCACTTATGGAGCTTCTGGTATCTACCATCCGAAAAGAAGTAGGAACGCTGCAAAAGAACAACGTTAAGCTAAACCACATCGGCAATCTTAGCGATTTGCCGGGTAGCTGTCAAAATCAGCTGTTAGAAGCGATTAATCAAACGCAACATAATACCGGCCTTACTCTTACGTTAGCACTTAGCTATAGTGGCCGTTGGGAAATATTGCAGGCAACACGCAATTTGCTAGCGTCTGTTCAGGAGGGGAAATTAACACCAGAGGCGCTTACCCAGGAGCTTTTTGAGCAGCAGCTATGCACGCATTCTATGCCAGACCCTGAATTGTTAATACGTACCAGTGGTGAAATGCGCATAAGCAATTTCCTGCTGTGGCAGCTGGCTTATACAGAGCTTTACATTACAGAAGTGCTGTGGCCGGATTACCGGAGAGAACATCTGTATGAAGCTATACTGTCCTATCAGCAGCGGGAGAGACGTTTTGGTAAAACAAGTGAACAAATTAACCTGAGCAAGCAGGGATGA
- a CDS encoding pyridoxine 5'-phosphate synthase (COG0854 Pyridoxal phosphate biosynthesis protein), with protein sequence MTKLSVNINKIATLRNSRGGNKPDVIQVALDCERFGAQGITVHPRPDERHIRRSDVLALKKVVTTEFNIEGYPDQRYMDIIEQVRPAQATLVPDPPTAITSNAGWDTLKNRAFLQDILKTLKDWGVRTSIFVNPDEAMVEGAAQCGTDRIELYTESYAVGYHKDRHEAVKAYSNAAYRAKALDLGINAGHDLDLDNLAFLKQAIPYIDEVSIGHALISDALYYGLENTIQMYLRQLEER encoded by the coding sequence ATGACCAAGCTTAGCGTTAATATCAACAAAATAGCCACCTTACGCAACTCCAGAGGTGGTAACAAGCCAGATGTAATACAGGTAGCGCTGGATTGTGAACGCTTCGGTGCTCAGGGCATTACAGTTCACCCCCGCCCCGACGAACGGCATATACGCCGCAGCGATGTACTGGCCCTGAAAAAGGTGGTAACCACAGAATTTAACATAGAAGGTTATCCCGATCAGCGTTACATGGATATTATTGAACAGGTGCGCCCGGCCCAGGCTACGCTTGTTCCTGATCCTCCCACAGCCATCACCTCTAACGCCGGCTGGGATACTTTAAAAAATAGAGCATTTTTACAGGACATCCTTAAAACCCTGAAAGACTGGGGCGTACGCACCTCCATCTTTGTTAATCCGGATGAAGCAATGGTAGAGGGCGCTGCACAATGCGGCACCGACCGTATTGAACTTTATACCGAAAGCTATGCCGTTGGCTACCACAAAGACCGCCACGAAGCAGTGAAAGCCTATTCCAATGCAGCCTATCGTGCAAAAGCATTAGACCTTGGCATCAATGCAGGCCATGACCTTGACCTCGATAACCTGGCGTTCCTGAAACAAGCCATTCCATATATAGATGAGGTATCTATAGGACATGCCCTGATCAGCGATGCCCTTTACTATGGCCTGGAGAATACCATACAGATGTACCTACGCCAGCTGGAGGAGCGGTAG
- a CDS encoding outer membrane chaperone skp (omph) (COG2825 Outer membrane protein) encodes MNRKIYFLLFFIFLAVPNVFGQKFGYVDTQYILNKMPEYKEAQQEIQKVSLGWQDEIKDKQKEIEALYSALKTEEVLLTDAMKQERLADIKKREQTLKDYQTKVFGYEGLFFLKQKELLQTVQEKVFEAVEKVAVKQKLQVVFDKSGELVIIYTNPVHDYTDYVLEELGLGDKNDTIK; translated from the coding sequence ATGAACAGGAAAATTTATTTTCTACTTTTTTTCATTTTTTTGGCCGTGCCGAACGTGTTTGGCCAGAAATTTGGTTATGTAGATACGCAGTACATCCTGAACAAGATGCCGGAATACAAAGAGGCACAGCAGGAGATACAGAAGGTGTCTCTGGGATGGCAGGATGAGATTAAGGATAAGCAAAAGGAAATAGAGGCACTTTACAGTGCGCTGAAGACTGAAGAAGTATTGCTTACCGACGCCATGAAGCAGGAAAGGCTTGCTGATATCAAAAAGAGAGAACAAACCTTAAAAGATTACCAGACAAAGGTATTTGGATACGAAGGCTTGTTTTTTCTGAAACAGAAAGAGCTTTTACAGACTGTGCAGGAGAAAGTTTTTGAAGCTGTTGAAAAAGTGGCTGTGAAACAAAAACTGCAGGTTGTATTCGATAAATCAGGAGAACTTGTAATAATTTACACCAACCCTGTTCATGATTATACAGACTATGTGCTGGAAGAGCTTGGACTAGGCGATAAAAATGACACAATCAAATAA
- a CDS encoding alpha/beta hydrolase fold protein (COG0596 Predicted hydrolases or acyltransferases (alpha/beta hydrolase superfamily)) — translation MKLRIKEEGDFQYIDEGQGKVLLLLHGLFGALSNWESVVSRFSSDYRVLIPMLPIYEMPLRQADLEGLQRHLQAFVKHFGLDRMTLMGNSLGGHIALLYTLANPEKVERLVLTGSSGLFENGMGGSYPKRGSYEYIKERVEYTFYDPKIATKEYIDEVFDTTKSIPKCMRIVAIAKSAQRHNLAQDLSKIQVPTLLVWGLNDTITPPMVAHEFNRLIPNSTLRFIDKCCHAPMMEHPEKFNQILSEYLKTTNAALA, via the coding sequence ATGAAGTTACGCATTAAAGAAGAAGGAGATTTTCAGTACATTGATGAGGGGCAGGGCAAGGTGCTGTTGCTGTTACATGGGCTTTTTGGTGCCCTTAGTAACTGGGAGAGTGTAGTGAGTCGCTTTAGTTCTGATTACAGGGTGCTGATACCCATGCTCCCTATATATGAAATGCCGCTGCGCCAGGCCGATCTGGAAGGGCTGCAGCGCCATTTGCAGGCTTTTGTAAAACATTTTGGGCTGGACCGCATGACGCTGATGGGCAACTCCCTGGGTGGGCATATCGCACTGCTCTATACCCTGGCCAATCCTGAGAAGGTAGAGCGTCTGGTACTTACCGGCAGCTCCGGGCTTTTCGAAAACGGAATGGGGGGGTCTTATCCGAAGCGTGGTAGCTATGAGTACATTAAGGAGCGGGTGGAATACACTTTTTACGATCCTAAAATAGCCACCAAAGAGTATATAGATGAGGTGTTTGATACCACCAAGAGCATACCTAAATGTATGCGTATTGTGGCCATAGCCAAATCGGCACAGCGACATAATCTGGCTCAGGATTTATCTAAAATACAAGTACCTACGTTATTAGTATGGGGACTGAATGATACCATTACACCACCCATGGTTGCCCATGAATTTAATCGTTTGATACCAAACTCAACACTGCGATTCATTGATAAGTGTTGCCATGCGCCTATGATGGAACACCCCGAAAAGTTCAACCAGATATTAAGTGAATATTTAAAGACTACTAACGCTGCACTTGCATGA
- a CDS encoding glutamine amidotransferase of anthranilate synthase (COG0512 Anthranilate/para-aminobenzoate synthases component II) has protein sequence MVLLLDNFDSFTWNLADYIHRLGVSCEVVQNDQPLAKIQQIPYQAIILSPGPQTPAKAGCLMDIIAQNYQRVPILGVCLGHQALGEFFGAGLHKARMPMHGKLSKIFCRPDYLFDGLPLQLEVVRYHSLLLRDLPAGLESIAETADGELMALRHTSLPIRGVQFHPEAILTEGGLALLKNWLSFNKIAGHP, from the coding sequence ATGGTGCTGCTGCTCGATAATTTCGATTCCTTTACCTGGAACCTGGCTGACTATATCCACAGACTGGGGGTGTCCTGTGAGGTTGTGCAGAACGACCAGCCTCTGGCAAAAATTCAGCAAATACCCTATCAGGCCATTATCTTATCTCCCGGGCCGCAAACACCCGCCAAAGCAGGTTGTTTAATGGATATTATAGCACAGAATTACCAGCGGGTACCCATCCTGGGGGTATGTCTGGGGCATCAGGCACTGGGAGAATTTTTTGGTGCCGGGTTGCACAAGGCAAGAATGCCGATGCACGGAAAATTATCAAAAATTTTCTGCCGGCCAGATTATCTTTTCGATGGTCTGCCCCTTCAGCTGGAGGTAGTTCGTTACCATTCGCTGCTGCTTAGAGATCTTCCGGCAGGCCTGGAATCTATTGCAGAAACGGCAGATGGCGAACTAATGGCTTTACGACATACGTCACTTCCTATCCGGGGGGTTCAGTTTCATCCGGAGGCCATCCTGACAGAAGGTGGGTTGGCATTGTTAAAAAATTGGCTTAGTTTTAATAAAATTGCCGGCCATCCATGA
- a CDS encoding colicin V production protein: MNALDLAIILLLIWGTFSGFRKGLLLEVIGIVAFIIGIVVGLKLLQWSIDWLSGYVDLDESLLPYIAFFVLFVLVVVGINLIGNIASKALHLTFLGVIDSLLGAVAGLLKWALGISVLFWVASTMELNRPGGLLTQSWFYDMLAPLAPRFFDMIGQALPAARRFFNP; this comes from the coding sequence TTGAATGCACTAGACTTAGCTATTATACTCCTGCTGATTTGGGGTACCTTTAGTGGGTTCAGGAAAGGACTCTTGCTGGAGGTTATTGGAATCGTGGCATTTATCATTGGTATTGTAGTAGGGCTTAAACTGCTGCAGTGGAGCATCGATTGGCTGTCGGGGTATGTAGATTTGGATGAAAGTCTGCTGCCTTACATTGCCTTTTTTGTGCTGTTCGTATTGGTAGTTGTAGGCATTAACCTGATTGGAAATATAGCCAGTAAAGCGCTGCACCTTACCTTTTTAGGTGTGATAGATAGTTTACTGGGTGCTGTTGCCGGTTTGCTCAAGTGGGCATTAGGCATCAGTGTACTTTTTTGGGTAGCATCAACTATGGAGCTAAACCGCCCCGGCGGTTTATTAACACAATCATGGTTTTACGATATGCTGGCTCCCCTTGCACCACGTTTTTTCGATATGATTGGCCAGGCACTGCCTGCAGCACGCCGTTTCTTCAATCCATGA
- a CDS encoding hypothetical protein (COG1610 Uncharacterized conserved protein): MSLKLQIEEDIKTAMRAKDKDELRALRAIKSLILLAETEKGHDGEMLPETELKILTKAANQRREALEIYRQQGRADLAEKEEAELKVVERYLPKQLTEDEMRAELQKIIEQTGATGAKDMGKVMGSASKSLAGRAEGKTIADMVKSLLNQMG; this comes from the coding sequence ATGTCACTGAAGCTTCAGATAGAAGAAGATATTAAAACAGCCATGCGTGCTAAGGATAAGGACGAACTGCGGGCCCTGCGGGCTATCAAATCCCTTATTCTGCTGGCCGAAACAGAAAAAGGCCACGATGGAGAAATGCTGCCGGAAACTGAGCTGAAGATACTTACCAAGGCTGCTAACCAGCGCAGGGAGGCCCTTGAAATTTACAGGCAGCAGGGGCGTGCCGATCTGGCAGAAAAAGAAGAAGCAGAGCTTAAGGTGGTGGAGCGCTATTTGCCCAAGCAGCTTACCGAAGATGAAATGCGCGCAGAACTCCAGAAGATTATTGAACAAACTGGTGCAACCGGTGCCAAAGACATGGGTAAGGTAATGGGTTCTGCCAGTAAATCCCTGGCCGGCCGTGCCGAAGGCAAAACCATTGCCGATATGGTAAAAAGCCTGCTTAACCAAATGGGCTAA
- a CDS encoding cbs domain containing protein (COG0517 FOG: CBS domain): MIATELINPVIPPLHPTDLAEKALHWMEELRVSQLPVVENGIYAGLIRDEAVLEAAQQKKPVGNFLLVDKNCFVYENQHFYDIIKAASEFGVQTVAVLNGEGLYQGVITLEDTIAAFAQTAAVQSPGAILILSLNQLDYSMAEIGRLIESDGGKILSSSVSTDLHDPSRIKLTLKINKKDISRIIATLERFGYRIIATFQETEVMSNDKDRLDMLIRFLEI, encoded by the coding sequence ATGATAGCAACCGAACTCATCAATCCTGTAATACCGCCGCTACATCCCACAGATCTGGCAGAAAAAGCTTTGCACTGGATGGAAGAGTTACGTGTAAGCCAGTTACCCGTGGTAGAAAACGGCATCTATGCAGGCCTGATCAGAGACGAGGCGGTACTTGAAGCCGCCCAGCAAAAAAAACCTGTTGGCAATTTTTTGCTGGTTGATAAAAATTGCTTTGTGTATGAAAATCAACATTTTTATGACATCATCAAAGCAGCCTCAGAGTTTGGCGTACAAACAGTCGCCGTACTGAATGGAGAGGGCCTGTACCAGGGTGTAATTACCCTGGAAGATACCATTGCTGCTTTTGCCCAGACAGCAGCTGTTCAAAGCCCTGGTGCAATCCTGATTCTTTCACTCAATCAGCTGGATTACTCCATGGCCGAAATAGGCAGGCTTATTGAATCAGACGGAGGAAAAATACTGTCCAGCAGCGTGAGTACAGATCTGCACGACCCCAGCCGCATTAAGCTTACACTCAAGATCAACAAAAAAGATATATCCCGGATCATTGCTACACTGGAGCGTTTTGGCTACCGGATTATTGCAACTTTTCAGGAAACAGAGGTGATGTCTAACGACAAAGACCGGCTTGATATGCTTATCCGTTTCCTGGAAATTTAA
- a CDS encoding uroporphyrin-III C/tetrapyrrole methyltransferase (COG0313 Predicted methyltransferases) — MQQSKTGRLFLIPSVLAENTAAAVIPQQVQELCKSIQYYLCENIRTSRRFISSLKLGITIEELQLEELSKDTPDVDVPKLLAPLLHGHDVGLLSEAGCPAVADPGARAVAHAHKLGIQVVPLVGPSSILMALMASGLNGQEFAFKGYLPVKNPQRTQAIKELEKLAGGGQSQIFMETPYRNNHLLADVLENCQPGMLLCIAANITGPTETIRTRTIAEWKKQQPDLHKQPAIFILGSVPSYKS, encoded by the coding sequence ATGCAGCAAAGTAAAACCGGCCGACTTTTTTTAATACCCAGTGTTTTGGCTGAAAATACTGCCGCTGCGGTAATTCCGCAACAGGTGCAGGAGCTTTGTAAATCCATCCAATACTACCTGTGTGAAAATATTCGTACCTCCAGGCGATTTATTAGCAGTCTAAAACTGGGCATCACCATAGAAGAGCTACAGCTTGAAGAACTAAGCAAAGACACCCCCGATGTTGATGTACCAAAATTACTGGCACCACTGCTGCACGGACATGATGTAGGCCTGCTATCTGAAGCCGGTTGCCCTGCAGTTGCCGATCCGGGAGCACGCGCTGTTGCGCATGCCCACAAACTAGGTATACAGGTGGTGCCGCTGGTAGGCCCCTCTTCTATTTTGATGGCCCTCATGGCCTCCGGATTAAACGGGCAGGAATTTGCTTTCAAGGGATATCTGCCTGTAAAAAATCCGCAACGTACTCAGGCAATTAAAGAGCTGGAAAAATTAGCCGGGGGGGGACAAAGTCAGATCTTTATGGAAACCCCTTACCGAAACAACCATTTGCTGGCCGATGTATTAGAAAATTGCCAGCCTGGCATGTTGCTGTGCATAGCCGCTAATATTACCGGCCCCACCGAAACAATCCGCACCCGTACCATAGCCGAATGGAAAAAACAACAACCCGATCTGCACAAACAGCCTGCAATTTTTATCCTTGGCTCTGTTCCCTCTTATAAAAGTTAA
- a CDS encoding alpha/beta hydrolase (COG0596 Predicted hydrolases or acyltransferases (alpha/beta hydrolase superfamily)), which yields MKLYYRETGQGQPIIILHGLFGAGDNWLSVARLLEEEYRVILPDARNHGQSPHSDDFSYTAMAADLNELLDELDLESALFVGHSMGGKAAMNFAVSAPERVQKLAVVDIAPKYYPVHHQTILKAYSEIDLDQLKSRGDADKAMAAYIKDISTRQFLLKNLTRNDSGGFDWKHNLPVIREQIENVGEPLPENARYEKPALFIAGSQSDYIQRQDHPAIKQLFPKARIETIQEAGHWVHAEKPEEVVQLLTGLFNETD from the coding sequence ATGAAACTTTATTATAGAGAAACTGGGCAGGGACAACCAATCATCATTTTGCACGGACTTTTTGGAGCGGGCGACAACTGGCTTTCTGTTGCCAGGCTGCTGGAAGAGGAGTACCGGGTGATTTTACCTGATGCCCGTAACCATGGCCAGTCGCCTCACAGCGATGATTTCAGCTATACTGCCATGGCTGCCGATCTTAACGAGCTGCTGGATGAACTTGACCTGGAGAGCGCGCTGTTTGTTGGCCATTCCATGGGCGGAAAGGCTGCCATGAATTTTGCAGTTAGCGCTCCGGAACGAGTTCAGAAGCTGGCAGTAGTAGATATTGCCCCAAAATATTATCCCGTACACCACCAAACCATTCTTAAAGCTTATTCTGAAATAGATCTTGATCAGCTAAAAAGCCGTGGCGATGCCGATAAAGCCATGGCCGCTTATATAAAAGACATCAGCACACGCCAGTTTTTACTGAAAAATTTAACCCGCAACGACAGCGGAGGCTTTGACTGGAAGCATAACCTTCCTGTAATCAGGGAACAGATTGAAAACGTTGGTGAGCCGCTGCCTGAAAATGCCCGCTACGAAAAACCAGCACTTTTTATTGCCGGCAGTCAATCAGACTACATCCAAAGACAGGACCATCCTGCCATTAAACAGCTTTTCCCGAAAGCACGCATAGAGACCATACAGGAGGCAGGCCACTGGGTGCATGCCGAAAAGCCCGAAGAGGTGGTGCAGCTGCTAACAGGCTTGTTCAACGAAACCGACTAA
- a CDS encoding outer membrane protein/protective antigen OMA87 (COG4775 Outer membrane protein/protective antigen OMA87), with translation MMIRIFLLCLGLALLPTLADAQVGLRRSGRTQTGVELNYANPQEYEIAEIAVTGVETLNADALVSLTGLRAGDRIRIPGDAITSAINKLWEQGIIGDVGVYISKIEGDKVWLEIALTERPRLTSYEVEGVNRSQSDDIKDQVKLIRGRVVTDALLKNTELSVRKYLVDKGYFDAVVKIVPEKEKNLSNSVKLRVLVTRGKKQKIDHINFVGNENLADSRLKSRMKKTKEKPRVTLFRDLVSRIFNARPSDIGEFFTNTRDIETQDVKDYLATHVKPNFFSSSKFVRDEFEEDKNAVIGFYNSKGFRDARIVGDSLYRSPKANMLVLDVQVEEGRKYYFREIDWSGNYVHSDSTLARVLAINKGDVYDMELIQKKLNYNPNGMDISSLYMDNGYLFFSIRPVEVRVEGDSIDVEMRVQEGPQATIKRIIINGNERTKDHVILREVRTLPGDKFSRTDVIRTQREILALGYFDQESFGINPIPNPADGTVDIEYTVQERPSDQIEMSAGWGGRGSGGYGGFIGTLGLVFNNFSIQNIFKPSTWDPLPVGDGQTLALRAQASGRRFQSYSFTFSEPWLGGKKPNSFSVNLSHSIQRLYEQRSLFSFGEQAGHLKVTNISVGLGRRAKWPDDFFQIRNSISYQIYNINTKLNAEGESVLGYDPWRIGIYNGYSNSITFNTTFARNSVSAPIYPLSGSSYTLTASLTPPYSLFNNRSYSDIPTEDRLKWVEYHKYMFDAELYTPVIGKLIINTKANMGFIGSYDKETPISPFERFVVGGDGLSGQAGQFILGRDIIGLRGYQNNSIMPRNTQGQEIGGIIYNKFALQLRYPISLAPSATIYVQAFAEAGNNWGSYADYNPFKLYRSAGIGARIFMPAFGLIGVDWGYGFDTVPGRPDASGPQFHFTIGQQLR, from the coding sequence ATGATGATTAGGATCTTTTTATTGTGCCTCGGGCTGGCTTTATTGCCCACATTAGCGGATGCCCAGGTAGGCCTGAGGCGATCTGGCCGCACCCAGACTGGCGTTGAATTAAATTACGCGAACCCCCAGGAATACGAAATTGCTGAAATTGCAGTGACAGGCGTTGAAACCCTGAATGCTGACGCATTAGTTTCTTTGACGGGTTTACGGGCAGGCGACCGGATCAGAATACCCGGAGATGCTATTACCAGCGCCATCAATAAGCTTTGGGAACAGGGTATTATTGGTGATGTTGGCGTTTACATTTCCAAGATTGAGGGAGATAAGGTCTGGCTGGAAATAGCTTTAACAGAGCGTCCGCGCCTTACCAGTTATGAGGTTGAAGGTGTAAACCGCAGCCAGTCTGATGATATCAAAGATCAGGTTAAACTTATCAGGGGCAGGGTTGTAACCGATGCCCTTTTAAAAAATACTGAACTAAGTGTCCGTAAGTATCTGGTTGATAAGGGTTACTTTGATGCCGTAGTAAAGATAGTGCCTGAAAAAGAAAAGAATCTATCGAACAGCGTAAAGCTGCGTGTGCTGGTAACAAGGGGCAAAAAGCAGAAGATCGATCATATCAATTTTGTTGGCAATGAAAATCTGGCAGATTCCCGGCTGAAGAGCCGCATGAAGAAAACCAAGGAGAAACCAAGGGTTACCCTCTTCAGAGATCTGGTAAGCAGAATATTTAATGCCCGCCCTTCTGATATTGGTGAGTTCTTTACCAATACAAGAGATATAGAAACACAAGATGTTAAGGATTATCTGGCCACTCATGTAAAACCGAACTTCTTCAGCAGTTCTAAATTTGTACGCGATGAATTCGAGGAAGATAAAAATGCAGTAATTGGATTTTATAATTCTAAAGGCTTCCGCGATGCCAGAATAGTAGGAGATTCGTTGTACCGTTCTCCAAAGGCCAATATGCTTGTGCTCGATGTACAGGTAGAAGAAGGCCGTAAGTATTATTTCCGTGAAATAGACTGGTCGGGTAACTACGTGCATAGCGATAGTACGCTGGCACGGGTGCTTGCCATCAACAAAGGGGATGTATATGACATGGAGCTTATTCAGAAAAAGCTCAATTACAACCCTAACGGGATGGACATCAGCTCCCTTTACATGGATAATGGCTACCTCTTTTTCAGCATCAGGCCTGTTGAGGTAAGAGTGGAGGGAGATTCAATTGATGTGGAAATGCGCGTACAGGAAGGTCCACAGGCTACCATCAAACGGATTATTATCAATGGTAACGAGCGTACCAAGGATCATGTGATTTTACGTGAAGTGCGTACGCTGCCAGGTGATAAATTCAGCCGTACCGATGTAATTCGTACCCAGCGTGAAATTCTTGCACTAGGTTATTTTGATCAGGAAAGCTTTGGCATCAACCCGATTCCAAACCCTGCCGATGGTACTGTTGATATTGAATACACCGTACAGGAACGCCCCAGTGATCAGATTGAAATGTCGGCTGGTTGGGGTGGCCGTGGCTCCGGTGGCTATGGTGGTTTTATTGGTACCCTTGGCCTGGTATTCAATAATTTCTCTATTCAGAATATTTTCAAACCCAGCACCTGGGATCCGTTACCGGTAGGAGATGGACAAACGCTTGCCCTTAGAGCCCAGGCCAGTGGCCGTCGTTTCCAGAGCTATTCGTTTACCTTCTCTGAGCCCTGGCTTGGTGGCAAAAAGCCAAACTCATTTAGCGTTAATCTCAGCCATTCCATTCAGCGACTCTATGAGCAAAGAAGCCTATTCTCCTTTGGCGAGCAGGCGGGCCACCTGAAAGTAACCAATATATCTGTAGGACTTGGTCGCCGTGCAAAATGGCCGGACGACTTCTTCCAGATCAGGAATTCGATCTCTTATCAAATATATAACATAAACACTAAGCTTAATGCTGAGGGAGAGTCCGTTCTTGGTTATGATCCATGGAGAATTGGTATCTATAATGGTTATTCAAATAGTATAACTTTCAATACTACATTTGCCCGTAATAGTGTAAGTGCGCCTATTTATCCATTAAGTGGATCTTCTTATACCTTAACAGCCAGCTTAACGCCACCCTATTCATTATTCAATAACAGGAGTTATTCAGATATACCGACTGAAGATCGGCTGAAATGGGTTGAATACCACAAATATATGTTTGATGCCGAGCTATATACGCCGGTAATTGGTAAACTGATAATTAATACCAAGGCAAACATGGGCTTCATTGGCTCTTATGATAAAGAAACACCGATCAGCCCGTTCGAACGCTTTGTAGTAGGTGGCGATGGCCTTTCCGGCCAGGCAGGACAATTTATTCTTGGGCGGGATATTATTGGCCTTAGGGGTTATCAGAATAATTCAATCATGCCAAGAAATACACAGGGACAGGAAATAGGTGGTATCATTTATAATAAATTTGCCTTACAGCTCCGTTACCCCATATCGCTGGCGCCTTCTGCTACTATATATGTACAGGCATTTGCCGAGGCAGGTAATAACTGGGGCAGCTACGCCGACTATAATCCCTTTAAGCTGTACCGCTCCGCAGGTATAGGTGCGCGTATCTTTATGCCAGCCTTTGGCCTGATTGGTGTAGACTGGGGCTATGGTTTCGATACAGTACCTGGCCGCCCCGATGCCAGCGGACCTCAGTTCCACTTCACAATTGGACAGCAATTACGCTAG